Proteins encoded by one window of Mesorhizobium sp. INR15:
- the msrA gene encoding peptide-methionine (S)-S-oxide reductase MsrA — MATSTERAVLAGGCFWGMQDLIRRYPGVTSTRVGYSGGDVPNATYRNHGNHAEAIEINFDPAVIGYRTLLERFFQIHDPTTRNRQGNDVGMSYRSAIYYTSDEQKRVAEDTIADVDASGLWPGKVATEVAPVGPFWEAEPEHQDYLEKYPNGYTCHFVRPGWKLPVREKAVS, encoded by the coding sequence ATGGCGACTTCGACCGAACGCGCAGTCCTTGCGGGAGGCTGCTTCTGGGGCATGCAGGATCTGATACGACGCTATCCCGGCGTGACGTCGACGCGCGTTGGCTACAGCGGCGGCGATGTGCCCAATGCAACCTACCGCAACCATGGCAACCATGCCGAAGCCATCGAGATCAATTTCGATCCAGCAGTGATCGGTTATCGCACACTGCTGGAACGCTTTTTCCAGATCCACGATCCGACGACCCGCAACCGCCAGGGCAATGATGTCGGCATGAGCTATCGCTCGGCGATCTACTACACCAGCGATGAACAGAAGCGCGTCGCGGAAGACACCATCGCCGATGTGGATGCCTCCGGCCTTTGGCCAGGCAAGGTCGCGACCGAAGTCGCTCCGGTCGGCCCTTTCTGGGAGGCCGAGCCCGAGCACCAGGATTATCTTGAGAAATACCCCAACGGCTACACCTGCCATTTCGTCAGGCCGGGCTGGAAACTGCCGGTTCGCGAGAAGGCCGTTTCCTGA